Proteins found in one Cervus canadensis isolate Bull #8, Minnesota chromosome 24, ASM1932006v1, whole genome shotgun sequence genomic segment:
- the LOC122426665 gene encoding steroid receptor-associated and regulated protein, whose amino-acid sequence MAAVTFPSEDPREPSAHPGGLEMNLETSSGGRPARQQKAIPRAHLTFVIDCARGKQISLAAPPGPPRTPSPNPGPAVPPMKTYILLCGEKQSPNLTREAPLGGGGLAQARGPCPGPPCRGTTAQASPPASPGGLAEAPEAKGSPVKAVSSRSSAWGTVIGSLKALSSCVCAQAD is encoded by the exons ATGGCAGCAGTCACGTTCCCCTCAGAAGACCCCAGAGAGCCGAGCGCCCACCCCGGGGGCCTTGAGATGAACCTGGAGACCAGCTCAG gCGGAAGGCCAGCGCGCCAGCAGAAGGCCATCCCCAGAGCTCACCTGACCTTCGTCATCGACTGTGCGCGAGGGAAGCAGATCTCCCTGGCAGCACCCCCGGGGCCACCCCGCACCCCCAGTCCCAACCCGGGACCTGCCGTCCCTCCGATGAAGACCTACATCTTGTTATGCGGGGAAAAGCAGTCCCCCAACCTGACTCGGGAGGCTCCGCTAGGTGGGGGGGGCCTTGCGCAGGCCAGGGGGCCCTGCCCAGGCCCCCCCTGCAGAGGGACTACGGCCCAAGCTTCCCCCCCAGCCAGCCCAGGAGGCCTTGCGGAGGCTCCTGAAGCCAAGGGGAGCCCCGTGAAGGCCGTGTCCTCGCGGTCCTCCGCGTGGGGAACGGTCATCGGCTCCCTCAAGGCCCTCTCCTCCTGCGTCTGCGCACAGGCGGATTAA